A genomic window from Streptomyces mirabilis includes:
- the rpsD gene encoding 30S ribosomal protein S4, whose amino-acid sequence MANQSRPKVKKSRALGIALTPKAVKYFEARPYPPGEHGRGRKQNSDYKVRLLEKQRLRAQYDVSERQLVRAYERASKVQGKTGEALIIELERRLDALVLRSGIARTIYQARQMVVHGHIEVNGQKVDKPSFRVRPDDVVMVRERSRSKTLFEVSRAGGFAPDGETPRYLQVNLPALAFRLDREPNRKEIPVICDEQLVVEYYAR is encoded by the coding sequence GTGGCGAATCAGTCCCGCCCCAAGGTCAAGAAGTCGCGTGCCCTCGGCATCGCGCTGACCCCGAAGGCCGTCAAGTACTTCGAGGCCCGCCCCTACCCGCCGGGTGAGCACGGCCGCGGCCGCAAGCAGAACTCGGACTACAAGGTCCGTCTGCTCGAGAAGCAGCGTCTGCGCGCGCAGTACGACGTGTCCGAGCGTCAGCTCGTCCGCGCCTACGAGCGTGCCTCCAAGGTCCAGGGCAAGACCGGTGAGGCCCTGATCATCGAGCTCGAGCGCCGTCTCGACGCGCTGGTCCTGCGTTCGGGCATCGCCCGCACGATCTACCAGGCCCGCCAGATGGTCGTTCACGGCCACATCGAGGTCAACGGCCAGAAGGTCGACAAGCCGTCCTTCCGTGTCCGTCCCGACGACGTCGTGATGGTCCGCGAGCGCAGCCGCAGCAAGACGCTGTTCGAGGTCTCCCGCGCCGGTGGCTTCGCCCCCGACGGCGAGACCCCGCGCTACCTCCAGGTGAACCTCCCGGCCCTGGCGTTCCGCCTGGACCGCGAGCCGAACCGCAAGGAGATCCCGGTGATCTGCGACGAGCAGCTCGTCGTCGAGTACTACGCCCGCTGA
- a CDS encoding replication-associated recombination protein A encodes MEPDLFTAAAEERQEKDPSSSPLAVRMRPRTLDEVVGQQHLLKPGSPLRRLVGEGNGGPAGPSSVILWGPPGTGKTTLAYVVSKATNKRFVELSAITAGVKEVRAVIDGARRATGGFGKETVLFLDEIHRFSKAQQDSLLPAVENRWVTLIAATTENPYFSVISPLLSRSLLLTLEPLTDDDLRGLLRRALTDERGLKEAVTLPEDTERHLLRIAGGDARRALTALEAAAGAALDKGEPEITLQTLEETVDRAAVTYDRDGDQHYDVASALIKSIRGSDVDAALHYLARMIEAGEDPRFIARRLMISASEDIGLADPNALPIAVAAAQAVAMIGFPEAALTLSHATIALALAPKSNAATMAIGAATEDVRKGHAGPVPMHLRDGHYKGAAKLGHAQGYVYPHDLPEGIAAQQYAPEELKDREYYTPTRHGAEARYADAVEWTRKHLGRGRS; translated from the coding sequence GTGGAGCCCGACCTGTTCACCGCCGCAGCAGAAGAACGCCAGGAGAAGGACCCGTCCAGCAGCCCCCTGGCCGTACGGATGCGCCCGCGTACCCTCGACGAGGTCGTGGGCCAGCAGCATCTGCTGAAGCCGGGCTCACCCCTGCGCAGACTCGTCGGCGAGGGGAACGGCGGTCCTGCCGGACCGTCCTCGGTGATCCTCTGGGGCCCGCCCGGCACCGGCAAGACGACCCTCGCGTACGTCGTCTCCAAGGCCACCAACAAGCGCTTCGTGGAGCTCTCCGCGATCACCGCGGGCGTCAAGGAAGTCCGCGCGGTCATCGACGGCGCACGCCGCGCCACCGGCGGCTTCGGCAAGGAGACCGTCCTCTTCCTGGACGAGATCCACCGCTTCAGCAAGGCCCAGCAGGACTCCCTGCTCCCGGCCGTCGAGAACCGCTGGGTGACGTTGATCGCCGCCACGACCGAGAACCCGTACTTCTCGGTGATCTCCCCGCTCCTGTCCCGCTCCCTCCTCCTCACCCTCGAACCGCTCACCGACGACGACCTGCGCGGCCTGCTGCGCCGGGCCCTCACCGACGAGCGCGGCCTCAAGGAGGCCGTCACCCTCCCCGAGGACACCGAGCGGCACCTGCTGCGCATCGCCGGGGGAGACGCCCGCCGCGCCCTGACCGCCCTGGAGGCCGCCGCCGGCGCGGCGCTCGACAAGGGGGAGCCGGAGATCACCCTCCAGACCCTGGAGGAGACCGTCGACCGCGCGGCCGTGACGTACGACCGCGACGGCGACCAGCACTACGACGTGGCGAGCGCCCTCATCAAGTCCATCCGCGGCTCCGACGTGGACGCCGCGCTGCACTACCTGGCCCGGATGATCGAGGCGGGCGAGGACCCCCGGTTCATCGCCCGCCGCCTGATGATCTCCGCCAGCGAGGACATCGGCCTCGCCGACCCGAACGCGCTGCCGATAGCCGTGGCCGCCGCCCAGGCGGTCGCCATGATCGGCTTCCCCGAGGCGGCGCTGACCCTCAGCCACGCCACCATCGCCCTCGCCCTGGCCCCGAAGTCGAACGCCGCGACCATGGCCATCGGCGCCGCGACGGAGGACGTACGCAAGGGGCACGCGGGCCCGGTGCCGATGCACCTGCGCGACGGGCACTACAAGGGCGCGGCCAAGCTCGGGCACGCCCAGGGGTATGTGTATCCGCACGACCTGCCCGAGGGCATCGCCGCCCAGCAGTACGCCCCGGAAGAGCTCAAGGACCGGGAGTACTACACACCGACCCGGCACGGCGCCGAGGCACGCTACGCGGACGCGGTGGAGTGGACCAGGAAGCACCTCGGTAGAGGGCGGTCCTGA
- a CDS encoding vitamin K epoxide reductase family protein: MSKTTVKDVSLDQERSDGPRTVGGSRALAVLLVITGAAGLLAAWVITIDKFKLLENPNFVPGCSLNPVVSCGNIMKSKQAAAFGFPNPMLGLVAYGIVICVGMSLLARATYPRWYWLTFNAGTLFGVGFCTWLQFQSLYRINSLCLWCSLAWVATIIMFWYVTSSNIRNDFLPAPRWLKSFFGEFTWVLPVVHIGIIGMLILTRWWDFWTS, translated from the coding sequence ATGAGCAAGACGACAGTCAAGGACGTCTCCCTCGACCAGGAACGCTCCGACGGTCCCCGGACGGTCGGCGGCAGCCGTGCGCTCGCCGTACTGCTCGTGATCACCGGTGCGGCCGGTCTGCTCGCCGCGTGGGTCATCACGATCGACAAGTTCAAGCTGCTGGAGAACCCGAACTTCGTGCCGGGATGCAGCCTGAACCCGGTCGTCTCCTGCGGCAACATCATGAAGAGCAAGCAGGCCGCGGCCTTCGGGTTCCCCAACCCGATGCTCGGCCTGGTGGCGTACGGCATCGTGATCTGCGTCGGGATGAGTCTGCTCGCGCGGGCCACCTACCCGCGCTGGTACTGGCTGACCTTCAACGCGGGCACCCTCTTCGGCGTGGGATTCTGCACCTGGCTGCAGTTCCAGTCGCTGTACCGGATCAACTCGCTGTGCCTGTGGTGCTCGCTGGCCTGGGTCGCCACGATCATCATGTTCTGGTACGTGACCTCGTCGAACATCCGCAACGACTTCCTCCCCGCCCCGCGCTGGCTGAAGAGCTTCTTCGGCGAGTTCACCTGGGTCCTGCCCGTCGTGCACATCGGGATCATCGGGATGCTGATCCTGACCCGCTGGTGGGACTTCTGGACCAGCTGA
- a CDS encoding ABC transporter ATP-binding protein, translated as MTTHANELAVDVRGLRKQYGDVTAVDGIDLGIRRGEVFGLLGPNGAGKSTTVEILQGNRGRDAGEVSVLGADPATGTRAWRSRIGIVWQDESAPAELTVDETVRHFARYYPRPRDPEEVIGLVGLEAKAGSRIKALSGGQRRRLDVALGVIGGPELLLLDEPTTGFDPAARRQFWDLIRKLADEGTTILLTTHYLEEAEALAHRLAVVARGRVVAEGEPAALRERFGTEATVEWTEADGTTRSERTDTPTRTVAELTRRFDGEIPGLSVTRPTLEDVYLRLTGQENAR; from the coding sequence ATGACAACACACGCGAACGAACTCGCGGTGGACGTACGGGGGCTGCGCAAGCAGTACGGGGACGTGACCGCCGTCGACGGCATCGATCTCGGCATCCGCCGCGGCGAGGTGTTCGGCCTGCTCGGACCCAATGGCGCGGGCAAGAGCACCACGGTGGAGATCCTCCAGGGCAACCGCGGGCGGGACGCGGGCGAGGTGTCCGTGCTCGGCGCGGACCCGGCGACGGGCACACGCGCGTGGCGCTCGCGGATCGGCATCGTCTGGCAGGACGAATCGGCGCCCGCTGAGTTGACGGTCGACGAGACCGTACGGCACTTCGCCCGCTACTACCCGCGGCCCCGCGACCCGGAGGAGGTCATCGGGCTCGTCGGTCTGGAGGCGAAGGCGGGCAGCCGCATCAAGGCGCTCTCGGGCGGCCAGCGCAGGCGTCTGGACGTGGCGCTCGGGGTGATCGGCGGCCCCGAACTGCTGCTCCTGGACGAACCGACGACCGGCTTCGACCCGGCCGCCCGCCGCCAGTTCTGGGACCTGATCCGGAAACTGGCCGACGAGGGCACGACCATCCTGCTCACCACGCACTACCTGGAGGAGGCGGAAGCGCTGGCGCACCGGCTCGCGGTCGTCGCGCGGGGCCGCGTCGTCGCGGAAGGCGAACCCGCCGCGCTCCGCGAACGCTTCGGAACCGAGGCGACCGTCGAGTGGACGGAGGCCGACGGCACGACGCGCAGCGAGCGCACGGACACCCCCACACGCACGGTCGCGGAACTCACCCGCCGCTTCGACGGCGAGATACCCGGGCTGAGTGTGACCCGCCCGACCCTGGAGGACGTCTACCTCCGTCTGACCGGACAGGAGAACGCGCGATGA
- a CDS encoding ABC transporter permease — protein MTLTTVRLRGEASSVRLPGAWGLGLRRGALEIKQFFRQRDQVVFTFAFPVVFLFLFASIFKDDVRGAGITASQLYVPAMMAAGIMSTSFQSLGISIAIERDEKVLRRLRGTPMPPAAYFVGKIWLVLVTGLLETAILLVVGTTLYDVKLPSDPAKWADFAWIFVLGLTACALLGIAISSVPKSGKSATSVVVLPFLVLQFISGVYIAIDTIPDWMLNIGALFPLKWMCQGLRGVFLPESAKVLEQAGGWEFGRIALVLGAWCVGGLLLCLLTFRWKNRRDG, from the coding sequence ATGACCCTGACGACCGTACGCCTGCGCGGTGAGGCCTCCTCCGTGCGGCTGCCCGGAGCCTGGGGCCTCGGCCTGCGGCGGGGCGCCCTGGAGATCAAGCAGTTCTTCCGTCAGCGCGACCAGGTGGTGTTCACCTTCGCCTTCCCCGTCGTCTTCCTCTTCCTCTTCGCGTCGATCTTCAAGGACGACGTGCGGGGCGCGGGCATCACCGCCTCCCAGCTGTACGTCCCCGCGATGATGGCCGCGGGCATCATGTCCACCAGCTTCCAGTCCCTCGGCATCTCCATCGCCATCGAACGGGACGAGAAGGTGCTGCGGCGGCTGCGCGGCACTCCGATGCCACCGGCCGCGTACTTCGTGGGCAAGATCTGGCTGGTCCTGGTCACCGGCCTCCTGGAGACGGCGATCCTGCTCGTCGTCGGTACGACGCTGTACGACGTGAAGCTGCCCTCGGATCCCGCCAAGTGGGCCGACTTCGCCTGGATCTTCGTCCTGGGCCTGACGGCGTGCGCCCTGCTCGGCATCGCGATCAGCTCGGTGCCGAAGTCCGGCAAGAGCGCCACCTCCGTCGTCGTACTCCCCTTCCTCGTGCTGCAGTTCATCTCCGGGGTCTACATCGCCATCGACACGATCCCCGACTGGATGCTGAACATCGGCGCCCTGTTCCCGCTGAAGTGGATGTGCCAGGGGCTGCGCGGGGTGTTCCTGCCCGAGTCGGCGAAGGTCCTGGAGCAGGCGGGCGGCTGGGAGTTCGGGCGGATCGCCCTGGTGCTGGGTGCCTGGTGCGTCGGAGGATTGCTGCTGTGTCTGCTGACCTTCCGCTGGAAGAACCGCCGCGACGGATGA